Proteins from a single region of Aquirhabdus parva:
- a CDS encoding nucleotide sugar dehydrogenase, with product MTIQKKTVAIVGLGYVGLPLALAFGRQLRTIGFDINADKISAYQQKIDPTGEMDAEHFVASTQITFTHDAADLAAADFIITAVPTPINNAKLPDLSPVESASRLIATHMKDGATVIFESTVYPGVTEEICKPILAASNKNFRLGYSPERINPGDKARPLESIMKIVSGQDAATLADVSALYRLIITAGVHEAPSIKVAEAAKILENTQRDVNIALMNEFALICQRAGIDTQEVLEAAGTKWNFLKFFPGLVGGHCIGVDPYYLTFRAEQLGYHADLMMAARHINDSMGIHIAQNCIKMLCQNGTPVGKATVLVLGLTFKENCSDTRNTRVIDIIQELQSYGVTVHVVDPVADAAEVKHEYQLDLIDFDQINHVDAVIAAVSHDQFKSLSIEQLKQKTVGHTPFLDVKGSFNRAQLEQAGFKVWRL from the coding sequence ATGACAATACAGAAAAAAACCGTTGCAATCGTAGGTTTAGGCTACGTCGGTTTGCCGCTCGCGCTTGCATTTGGACGTCAGCTGCGCACCATCGGTTTTGACATTAATGCCGACAAGATCAGCGCCTATCAACAGAAAATCGATCCGACAGGCGAAATGGATGCCGAACATTTTGTCGCATCGACACAGATTACGTTTACCCATGATGCCGCTGATCTTGCAGCAGCAGACTTTATTATTACGGCAGTACCGACCCCCATCAATAATGCAAAGCTCCCTGATCTGTCCCCAGTAGAGTCCGCAAGTCGGCTGATCGCGACCCATATGAAAGATGGTGCAACGGTCATTTTTGAATCGACCGTGTATCCCGGTGTGACAGAAGAAATCTGTAAGCCTATCCTTGCCGCATCAAACAAAAATTTTCGTTTAGGCTACTCCCCAGAGCGAATCAATCCTGGTGACAAAGCACGCCCACTTGAATCGATTATGAAAATCGTCTCAGGACAAGATGCAGCCACATTAGCGGATGTTTCCGCGTTATATCGCTTAATTATTACAGCCGGAGTGCATGAGGCACCTTCGATTAAAGTCGCTGAGGCTGCAAAAATTCTTGAGAACACGCAGCGCGATGTGAATATCGCACTCATGAATGAGTTTGCGTTGATTTGTCAACGTGCCGGAATTGATACTCAAGAAGTCTTGGAAGCGGCAGGAACAAAATGGAATTTCTTAAAATTCTTTCCTGGCCTCGTTGGTGGACATTGTATTGGTGTTGATCCTTACTATTTAACTTTTCGCGCAGAACAGCTCGGTTATCACGCTGACTTGATGATGGCGGCGCGTCATATTAATGACAGCATGGGCATTCATATCGCCCAAAACTGCATCAAGATGCTCTGTCAGAACGGTACACCTGTCGGCAAAGCAACCGTATTGGTGCTGGGTCTGACTTTTAAAGAAAATTGTAGCGACACGCGCAATACGCGCGTCATTGACATCATCCAAGAATTACAGAGTTATGGCGTTACCGTCCATGTTGTTGATCCCGTTGCGGATGCCGCAGAAGTGAAACATGAATATCAGCTCGACCTGATTGATTTTGACCAAATCAATCACGTCGATGCCGTTATTGCAGCGGTCAGCCATGATCAGTTTAAATCGCTTTCTATTGAACAACTTAAACAAAAAACAGTGGGACACACCCCATTTTTAGATGTTAAAGGCAGCTTTAATCGTGCACAGCTTGAGCAAGCAGGCTTTAAAGTTTGGCGGTTATAA
- the dut gene encoding dUTP diphosphatase, with amino-acid sequence MKLQLKILDPRIGTTWPLPAHATSGSAGIDLRACLAEPVVLEPNTTLLVKTGMSIYIEDTHYAGLILPRSGLGHKHGIVLGNLVGLIDSDYQGELMVSVWNRGTTAFTLEPGERMAQYVLVPIMQTSFDIVDEFVESERGAGGFGHTGRQ; translated from the coding sequence ATGAAGTTACAGCTTAAAATTTTAGATCCTCGTATTGGTACAACGTGGCCTCTACCTGCACATGCAACCAGTGGCTCTGCGGGGATTGATTTACGCGCCTGTTTAGCAGAACCCGTTGTACTTGAACCGAACACGACACTACTCGTCAAAACAGGTATGTCTATTTATATTGAAGATACTCACTACGCAGGTTTGATTTTACCGCGTTCGGGCCTAGGTCATAAACACGGCATCGTTTTAGGCAATCTCGTCGGTCTGATTGACTCTGATTATCAGGGTGAACTTATGGTTTCGGTTTGGAATCGTGGTACGACTGCATTCACGCTTGAACCGGGTGAACGTATGGCACAATATGTTCTTGTTCCGATTATGCAAACATCATTTGACATTGTTGATGAATTTGTTGAAAGTGAACGCGGTGCGGGTGGATTTGGTCACACAGGGCGACAATAA
- a CDS encoding phosphomannomutase/phosphoglucomutase, with product MKKSAKTSAQSNSKTQHTPRKNALSMPNPHLKPFILHAAIVLAISFSSYGIVDHVIQQQSNQALTQAGQQTATVINRQIDNWKIEASHLAELPTLKSLATVKAIVPAGGAVPASLSFSDQDLINRAQTSKGILEITHIGSQAKVSIVTELPAGGYLISERPFAPLARDLQQMTPSNLLITLTQKVGNEQPVDIFKSSNNTDASLTTIPLNVKGWQLNIGQIKAPMSLNPLENIPFLAALLSLIGGLLPLLVWMAVKPQFSHLKVQPVDSEEEQLRKLNVVAEELTPSPQIQPIIETTIKPEPKPISPPVQSTIPNTAPNIEVNELDIPDIASESTGPVVTQSSSLNLAPEFSLDSEALTDLEFIITKSIPKHIFRAYDIRGKVKDLTAQWMLPISRALGSELRNRGQLEVVVGYDARETSEEYARIMRDALAESGLHVIDIGQVPTPIMHYAARQYQGNGIMITASHSPAEYNGIKWITQRQSPLPEDIQNIYDRAEKRTFTEGKGKITQKSFTRDYLDEMLSDVILSDDVTVQIDGMNGVMGKPAMYAIETLGCHVTGIDIDPNGLYPHGNPDPCEPDRLSNLSTQVIQSSADIGFAFDGDGDRLVVVNHDGTVVTSDQLIAIFAIMVLESRPGTDIVYDVKCSRMVSQTITAHGGRPIMSRSGSTFIRHAVMSKRSEVSFGGEFSGHYFFNDGRGSATDDGLYAAMRLLEWLTQRGQTLSEVLQTLPPRIGTPDIYLPIDSDLPEKFFQELAIDAALVENATLTTIDGVRLDFHDGFGIIRASNTGAFVTLRFEADNAASVHHIRQVFYDLIAKQLPNLAASMPNPQLT from the coding sequence ATGAAGAAATCGGCAAAGACGTCAGCGCAAAGTAATAGTAAAACTCAGCATACTCCACGAAAAAACGCGCTTTCCATGCCGAATCCCCATTTAAAACCTTTTATTCTGCATGCAGCCATTGTTCTCGCGATCAGTTTTAGCAGTTATGGCATCGTTGATCACGTGATTCAACAGCAAAGTAATCAAGCTCTCACTCAAGCGGGTCAACAAACCGCAACAGTAATCAATCGTCAAATCGACAATTGGAAAATCGAAGCGAGCCATCTTGCAGAACTACCCACGCTAAAATCTTTGGCAACTGTAAAAGCGATTGTTCCTGCTGGTGGAGCCGTACCAGCCTCGCTCAGTTTTTCCGATCAAGACCTGATAAATCGTGCACAGACTTCAAAAGGCATTCTCGAAATCACGCATATCGGCAGTCAAGCCAAAGTCAGCATCGTCACTGAATTGCCTGCCGGCGGGTATTTGATCAGTGAGCGTCCTTTTGCTCCCCTCGCAAGGGATCTACAACAGATGACCCCCTCTAATCTGTTGATTACGCTCACACAGAAGGTGGGTAATGAACAACCAGTCGATATCTTTAAAAGCTCAAACAACACCGATGCCTCCCTTACAACAATTCCTCTAAATGTAAAAGGATGGCAACTCAACATTGGGCAAATCAAAGCACCCATGTCGCTAAACCCTTTAGAAAATATTCCTTTTTTGGCTGCACTGCTTTCTTTAATCGGTGGACTACTCCCATTATTGGTCTGGATGGCGGTGAAGCCCCAGTTCAGTCATTTAAAAGTTCAACCCGTCGACTCTGAGGAAGAACAACTCAGAAAACTGAATGTTGTTGCTGAAGAGCTAACACCCTCTCCACAGATACAGCCGATTATCGAAACCACTATAAAGCCTGAACCAAAACCAATCAGTCCCCCTGTTCAAAGTACTATCCCAAATACAGCCCCAAATATTGAAGTCAATGAATTAGATATTCCTGATATTGCCTCAGAAAGCACAGGGCCTGTTGTGACCCAGTCTTCTTCTTTAAACCTTGCGCCAGAATTTTCACTTGATTCAGAAGCGCTCACAGACCTTGAATTCATTATTACCAAATCGATTCCCAAACATATTTTTAGAGCTTACGACATACGCGGTAAAGTCAAAGATTTGACTGCACAATGGATGCTTCCCATTAGTCGCGCACTGGGCAGCGAACTTCGCAACCGTGGACAACTTGAAGTTGTTGTAGGTTATGATGCTCGTGAAACCAGTGAAGAATATGCGCGGATTATGCGAGATGCGCTTGCTGAAAGTGGTTTGCACGTCATTGATATCGGTCAAGTACCTACTCCTATAATGCATTATGCGGCAAGACAGTATCAAGGCAACGGCATCATGATCACGGCCAGTCATAGCCCTGCTGAATACAATGGCATCAAGTGGATTACTCAGCGACAATCACCGCTTCCCGAGGATATTCAAAATATTTATGACCGTGCTGAAAAGCGAACGTTTACTGAAGGCAAAGGAAAGATCACTCAGAAATCCTTTACCCGCGATTACCTCGACGAAATGCTCAGTGATGTAATTTTAAGTGATGATGTCACAGTCCAGATTGATGGCATGAATGGTGTGATGGGCAAACCCGCCATGTATGCCATAGAAACATTAGGCTGTCATGTCACAGGCATTGATATAGATCCGAATGGTTTATATCCTCATGGAAATCCAGATCCATGCGAGCCTGATCGCCTCAGTAATTTGTCCACTCAAGTCATTCAGAGTAGTGCAGATATTGGCTTTGCTTTTGATGGCGATGGGGATCGTTTAGTGGTCGTCAATCATGACGGCACTGTCGTAACATCAGATCAGTTGATCGCAATATTTGCAATCATGGTGCTAGAGTCCAGACCCGGCACAGATATCGTTTATGATGTGAAGTGTAGTCGCATGGTCTCGCAAACCATTACTGCACATGGTGGACGACCCATTATGAGCCGCAGTGGGAGTACTTTTATCCGTCATGCAGTCATGTCAAAACGCAGCGAAGTCTCTTTTGGCGGTGAATTCTCTGGTCACTATTTCTTTAATGATGGACGTGGCTCCGCAACAGATGATGGCTTGTATGCTGCGATGAGACTGCTAGAGTGGCTTACACAACGCGGACAAACATTGAGTGAAGTCTTACAAACACTGCCACCCCGAATTGGTACGCCTGATATATACCTCCCTATTGATAGCGATCTACCCGAAAAATTCTTCCAAGAACTCGCGATTGATGCTGCGCTGGTTGAAAATGCGACGTTGACAACTATTGACGGTGTACGCCTTGATTTTCATGATGGATTTGGCATCATACGCGCATCAAACACTGGTGCCTTTGTGACCTTGCGTTTTGAGGCGGACAATGCAGCCTCCGTTCATCATATCCGCCAAGTTTTTTATGATTTGATCGCAAAGCAACTGCCCAATCTTGCAGCCAGCATGCCTAATCCTCAATTGACTTAA
- the argB gene encoding acetylglutamate kinase, producing MPLNKDQALNVAKVLTEALPYIQRFAGKTLVVKYGGNAMTDPELERSFARDIVLLKTVGINPVIVHGGGPQVDSLLQQLGRVSDRIDGMRVTDEPTMEVVEMVLGGSVNKSIVNLINQNGGRAIGLTGKDGNLIRAKKLYLDKKDADGLMQKVDLGLVGEVVGIKTDVLDLFMKSDFIPVIAPLGVDEEGNTYNINADLVAGKVAEALKAEKLILLTNIPGVLDANKKVLTGLTTQDVDHLIETGVIYGGMIPKVGCALEAVKGGVISAHIIDGRVPHAALLEVFTDEGLGTLISNRAKRKV from the coding sequence ATGCCTTTGAATAAAGACCAAGCCCTGAATGTTGCTAAAGTTCTGACTGAAGCACTACCGTATATTCAACGCTTTGCAGGCAAAACACTGGTCGTGAAATACGGTGGTAATGCCATGACAGATCCAGAGCTTGAGCGTTCCTTTGCACGCGACATCGTACTGTTAAAGACCGTGGGCATTAACCCAGTGATTGTTCATGGCGGTGGCCCACAAGTGGATAGTCTCCTTCAACAACTTGGTCGCGTCTCTGACCGCATCGATGGTATGCGTGTCACCGATGAGCCGACCATGGAAGTCGTAGAAATGGTCCTAGGCGGTAGTGTGAACAAATCGATCGTCAATCTGATTAACCAAAATGGTGGCCGTGCAATCGGTCTAACGGGTAAAGATGGCAATCTGATTCGTGCAAAAAAACTCTATCTGGATAAGAAAGATGCTGACGGCCTGATGCAAAAAGTCGATCTTGGCTTGGTGGGTGAAGTCGTTGGGATTAAAACCGATGTGCTTGATCTCTTCATGAAGAGCGACTTTATTCCGGTCATTGCCCCTCTTGGTGTCGATGAAGAAGGCAATACCTATAACATCAATGCCGATCTGGTCGCAGGCAAAGTTGCTGAAGCCCTAAAAGCTGAAAAACTAATCCTGCTCACCAATATCCCGGGTGTGCTGGATGCCAATAAAAAAGTACTCACAGGTCTAACCACTCAGGATGTCGATCACTTGATCGAGACCGGTGTGATCTATGGTGGTATGATTCCGAAAGTGGGCTGTGCGCTTGAAGCCGTAAAGGGGGGGGTGATCAGCGCGCACATCATTGATGGTCGCGTTCCCCATGCAGCATTGCTTGAAGTCTTTACCGATGAAGGTCTAGGCACCTTGATCAGTAACCGTGCTAAACGTAAAGTTTAA
- the eutC gene encoding ethanolamine ammonia-lyase subunit EutC: protein MSAKRILNAVDSPVDPTQHDSWGDWRQYTQARIALGRSGESLPSEEVLKFGLAHAQARDAIHTPLDTERLTTELKQEGWDTRIVRSQATDRTQYLVRPDLGRRLAVDSALLPTSTGYDVGFVVGDGLSSLAVQRQVVPFLQALKPMLAPHLTLAPVVVATQARVALADEVGEQLGLRLVVMLIGERPGLSSPDSLGVYLTYGPKVGKHDAERNCISNVRPEGLDYPAAAFKLNWLIEQALSRQLTGVNLKDESDLMLVSDVAGKEPHSLTQS, encoded by the coding sequence ATGTCAGCTAAGCGTATCCTCAATGCTGTTGATTCCCCTGTTGATCCCACGCAGCACGATAGTTGGGGCGACTGGCGGCAGTATACGCAAGCGCGTATCGCTTTGGGTCGCTCAGGGGAGTCTTTGCCGAGTGAGGAGGTGCTTAAGTTTGGATTAGCGCATGCGCAAGCACGGGATGCGATTCATACGCCGCTGGATACCGAGCGATTAACGACGGAATTAAAGCAGGAGGGCTGGGATACGCGGATTGTGCGTAGTCAGGCGACGGATCGGACTCAATACTTAGTGCGTCCTGATTTGGGGCGACGATTAGCGGTGGATTCGGCATTACTGCCAACATCGACAGGTTATGATGTGGGTTTTGTGGTAGGTGATGGGTTGTCGTCACTGGCTGTGCAGCGTCAAGTGGTTCCCTTTTTACAGGCGTTAAAGCCGATGCTGGCACCTCATCTGACGTTGGCGCCGGTGGTTGTCGCGACACAAGCGCGTGTGGCACTTGCGGATGAGGTGGGGGAGCAGTTAGGACTTCGTCTCGTGGTGATGTTGATTGGTGAGCGTCCTGGCTTAAGTTCTCCAGACAGTTTGGGGGTGTATTTGACCTATGGTCCCAAAGTTGGCAAACATGATGCGGAGCGTAATTGTATTTCGAATGTGCGACCTGAGGGGTTAGATTATCCTGCAGCTGCATTTAAGTTGAACTGGTTGATTGAGCAGGCGCTTAGTCGGCAGCTTACAGGTGTTAATCTTAAGGATGAGAGTGATTTAATGTTGGTATCTGATGTAGCAGGAAAAGAGCCCCACTCATTGACTCAGTCGTGA
- a CDS encoding ethanolamine ammonia-lyase subunit EutB gives MTSYQTTLAGQVYHFADLRDVMAKASPPRSGDVLAGLAARSSMERMAAKFVLADLPLKTFLNVALIPYESDEVTRLIMDSHDALAFAPVAHLTVGGFRDWLLSHQANTQALTALADGLTPEMVAAVSKIMRNQDLIAVAAKCQVITRFRNTLGLPNTLAVRLQPNHPTDDLRGIAASTLDGLLYGAGDAVIGINPASDSMPILGQLSYLLDALITEHEIPTQSCILTHVTNTIQLIEQGVPVDLVFQSVGGSETVNRSFGVSLSILDEAHDAAQSLKRGALLSDAHGLSHGQNVMYFETGQGSALSANGHHGVDQQTCEARAYAVARRYKPLLVNTVVGFIGPEYLYDGKQIVRAGLEDHFCGKLLGLPMGCDICYTNHAEADQDDMDNLIVLLATAGLTFMIGVPGADDIMLNYQSTSFHDQLFVRETLGKKRAPEFETWLQKMGMTDRTGHLIPPTQSSRLLRGFDRMEGLSHVS, from the coding sequence ATGACAAGCTATCAAACTACACTGGCCGGTCAGGTTTATCATTTTGCCGATTTACGCGATGTGATGGCTAAAGCCAGTCCACCCCGTTCAGGCGATGTATTGGCAGGTCTTGCTGCGCGATCCTCGATGGAGCGGATGGCGGCGAAGTTTGTACTGGCTGATTTACCGCTTAAAACCTTTCTCAATGTTGCTTTGATTCCTTATGAGTCTGATGAGGTGACGCGTCTGATTATGGATAGTCATGACGCGCTGGCTTTTGCACCTGTTGCGCATTTGACGGTGGGGGGCTTTCGCGATTGGTTACTAAGCCATCAAGCCAATACCCAAGCCTTGACTGCCTTAGCGGATGGGTTAACGCCAGAAATGGTTGCGGCGGTCAGTAAGATCATGCGCAATCAAGATCTGATTGCTGTTGCGGCGAAGTGTCAAGTCATTACTCGGTTTCGTAATACCTTAGGTTTACCCAATACCCTCGCGGTGCGTTTGCAACCCAATCATCCGACCGATGATTTACGGGGGATTGCGGCATCTACCTTGGATGGTTTGTTGTATGGCGCTGGTGATGCGGTGATTGGGATTAATCCCGCTTCAGATAGCATGCCGATTTTGGGACAGCTCTCGTATTTATTGGATGCTTTGATCACTGAGCATGAGATCCCGACCCAGTCGTGTATTTTGACTCATGTGACCAATACCATTCAGTTGATTGAACAGGGCGTTCCTGTGGATTTGGTCTTTCAATCGGTCGGTGGTTCTGAGACGGTGAATCGTTCTTTTGGGGTGTCGCTGTCGATTTTGGATGAAGCACACGATGCGGCACAGTCCTTGAAGCGCGGTGCGTTGTTGAGTGATGCGCATGGATTAAGCCATGGTCAGAATGTGATGTATTTTGAGACGGGTCAGGGCAGTGCGTTGTCAGCCAATGGCCATCATGGTGTAGATCAACAAACCTGTGAAGCACGTGCCTACGCCGTTGCAAGGCGCTATAAACCGCTGCTGGTGAATACGGTGGTGGGTTTTATCGGGCCGGAGTATCTGTATGACGGCAAACAGATTGTTCGAGCAGGATTGGAAGATCATTTCTGCGGCAAGTTACTCGGGCTGCCGATGGGTTGTGATATTTGTTATACCAATCATGCTGAAGCCGATCAGGATGATATGGATAACTTGATTGTGCTCCTTGCTACGGCAGGTCTAACCTTTATGATCGGGGTGCCTGGCGCGGATGACATCATGCTGAATTACCAAAGTACCTCTTTCCATGATCAGCTCTTTGTGCGTGAGACTTTAGGCAAGAAACGGGCTCCAGAGTTTGAAACGTGGCTGCAAAAGATGGGGATGACGGATCGCACAGGTCATCTGATCCCACCGACACAGAGTAGTCGTTTATTACGCGGCTTTGATCGTATGGAGGGGCTCAGTCATGTCAGCTAA
- the eat gene encoding ethanolamine permease: MSSVHLKQVLGPVQLWGIAVGLVISGEYFGWSYGWASAGTLGFLLATLLVAAMYTTFIFSFTELTTAIPNAGGPFAYAHRAFGEKGGFLAGFATLVEFVFAPPAIALAIGSYINVQFPEVNFKAVAVGAYLLFTFLNWIGMRIAAMFELVVTLLAIGELLMFMGVVSPGWSMTNFVAHGWAGEDHFSSLALAGIFASIPFAIWFFLAIEGAAMAAEEAKEPSKTIPKAYIAGILTLLFLAFGVMVMAGGVGDWRQFASVNDPLPRAMKLVVGDNSGWLHLLVWIGLFGLVASFHGIIMGYSRQIFALSRAGYLPSVFASLHPKFKTPSWALLAGGVIGILAIFSDSAIQFAGQTLTANIVTLSVFGAIVMYMVSMASLLKLRQSEPDLIRPYRAPFYPVFPIIALVLGAVCLIAMVYFNFKLFVLFMILMAIAYAYFWATKAKRINVAWDSRVVE; the protein is encoded by the coding sequence ATGTCATCAGTTCATCTTAAACAAGTCTTAGGCCCCGTTCAGCTCTGGGGCATCGCCGTCGGTTTGGTTATTTCCGGAGAGTACTTCGGCTGGAGCTATGGTTGGGCTTCAGCGGGAACGCTGGGCTTTCTACTCGCAACCTTGTTGGTGGCTGCGATGTATACCACCTTTATTTTTAGTTTTACCGAGCTGACCACCGCGATTCCCAATGCAGGGGGGCCCTTTGCCTATGCACACCGTGCTTTTGGCGAGAAAGGGGGCTTTCTTGCAGGTTTTGCAACCTTGGTTGAGTTTGTCTTTGCACCCCCTGCTATTGCTCTGGCGATTGGTTCGTATATCAATGTGCAATTTCCTGAAGTCAATTTTAAAGCGGTCGCAGTAGGCGCTTATCTCTTGTTCACGTTTTTGAACTGGATTGGTATGCGTATCGCGGCGATGTTTGAGTTGGTGGTGACGTTACTGGCGATCGGTGAGTTGCTGATGTTTATGGGCGTGGTGTCTCCAGGTTGGTCCATGACTAATTTCGTGGCTCATGGCTGGGCCGGTGAAGACCATTTTTCAAGTCTGGCTTTGGCGGGTATCTTTGCTTCTATCCCTTTTGCGATTTGGTTTTTCCTCGCGATTGAAGGTGCAGCTATGGCGGCTGAAGAGGCGAAGGAGCCTTCTAAAACCATCCCTAAAGCGTATATCGCTGGGATTCTAACCTTACTCTTTCTGGCCTTTGGTGTCATGGTTATGGCGGGTGGCGTAGGCGATTGGCGTCAGTTTGCTAGTGTGAATGATCCATTGCCACGGGCGATGAAGCTGGTCGTGGGTGATAACAGTGGCTGGCTGCATTTATTGGTCTGGATTGGCTTGTTTGGGTTAGTGGCGTCTTTCCACGGGATCATTATGGGTTATTCTCGGCAGATCTTCGCATTGTCACGCGCAGGTTATCTCCCTTCAGTTTTTGCTTCATTGCATCCTAAGTTCAAGACGCCATCATGGGCATTGCTTGCAGGCGGTGTGATTGGGATTTTGGCGATCTTTAGTGATAGTGCGATTCAGTTCGCGGGACAAACCCTGACGGCGAATATCGTGACTTTATCGGTGTTTGGTGCCATTGTGATGTATATGGTGTCAATGGCGTCTCTCTTAAAGCTACGTCAATCAGAACCCGATCTGATCCGTCCATATCGTGCGCCGTTTTATCCGGTTTTTCCGATCATTGCATTGGTGCTTGGCGCGGTGTGTTTGATTGCGATGGTCTATTTTAACTTCAAGCTGTTTGTGTTATTCATGATCTTGATGGCCATTGCTTATGCCTATTTTTGGGCGACCAAAGCGAAGCGGATAAACGTGGCTTGGGATAGTCGGGTGGTTGAGTAA
- a CDS encoding DUF4178 domain-containing protein, translating to MSDPNNPDQGSPNSGANPVNASSGRKKAILAFSTACPSCGAQVQFRSSASVMAVCEYCQTTILREEHAVLDQGKMSAVLEDYSPLQIGSSGVLDGVGFSLIGRIQLQYPDGFWNEWYLQFDDGTNGWLSDASGLYVLTRHSGALESAPSFDLLTINYIVQYKGFGYRVTDHRTATCTGGQGELPFVVGQGWQSSVADLRFQARFMSLDYSDGEPPQVYEGRAVTLQGLKFQLLREDALIQASSGKVKGKITNLECPNCGSPIPYVMGMAEHLVCPACRAEVAMTGKKAEVLVKHKELVTLKSALSLGDKASIDNQAYVVIGLMQMEEVGDEESSLWTEYLLYSLEAGFLWLVDSGAADWHKVSVLNEIPEEKAGNVFLQGKRWDRTFAYQGRVLYAVGAFNWRVKIGDTNFIVDYKNGQDILTSEQNQHEINWSYATPISGFLVRQLFGKKQPARGEVQPSEEPEQNAVKWLSIALWLINLPIILFGSGSFFLTLMAQLCLIFLPVLLSANTSSSNGEPILSRNTSILVWGSMIVLFTTIYNISSRSSSSGWGSSSGSGYSSSYGGGWSSGGGHK from the coding sequence ATGAGTGATCCAAACAATCCAGATCAGGGCTCGCCGAATTCTGGCGCAAATCCTGTAAATGCTTCGTCAGGTCGTAAAAAAGCGATACTGGCGTTTAGTACGGCATGTCCAAGTTGCGGTGCACAAGTGCAATTTCGCTCTTCTGCCTCCGTTATGGCGGTTTGTGAGTACTGTCAAACCACGATCCTGCGTGAAGAGCATGCCGTGCTTGATCAAGGGAAGATGTCGGCAGTATTAGAGGACTATTCACCGCTCCAGATCGGCAGCAGTGGTGTGCTCGATGGCGTTGGGTTCTCGCTCATTGGACGAATTCAACTGCAATACCCAGACGGATTTTGGAATGAATGGTATCTACAATTTGATGATGGGACGAATGGCTGGTTATCCGATGCTTCAGGACTCTATGTTCTGACGCGTCACAGTGGGGCACTAGAGAGCGCTCCGTCTTTTGATCTTTTGACCATTAATTATATTGTCCAATATAAGGGCTTTGGTTATCGAGTTACGGACCATCGTACCGCTACGTGTACCGGTGGACAGGGCGAGCTTCCTTTTGTGGTCGGACAAGGTTGGCAATCATCGGTTGCAGACTTACGCTTCCAAGCCCGCTTTATGTCACTGGATTATAGTGATGGTGAACCTCCTCAAGTGTATGAAGGTCGAGCTGTCACCTTGCAAGGGCTTAAGTTTCAGCTCTTACGTGAAGATGCATTGATCCAAGCCAGCAGCGGAAAAGTCAAAGGAAAAATTACCAATCTCGAATGTCCCAATTGTGGTAGTCCTATCCCTTATGTCATGGGTATGGCTGAGCATCTGGTTTGTCCAGCCTGTCGTGCCGAAGTGGCTATGACGGGAAAGAAAGCTGAAGTTCTGGTTAAGCATAAAGAACTTGTTACTCTCAAAAGTGCTTTGTCGTTAGGCGATAAGGCCAGCATCGATAATCAGGCCTATGTCGTCATCGGCTTGATGCAGATGGAGGAGGTGGGTGATGAGGAGTCAAGCTTATGGACGGAATATTTACTTTATAGTTTAGAGGCAGGTTTTCTCTGGTTAGTTGATAGTGGCGCTGCGGATTGGCATAAAGTATCGGTACTGAATGAAATTCCTGAAGAGAAAGCAGGGAATGTTTTCCTGCAGGGTAAACGCTGGGATCGAACGTTTGCTTATCAAGGACGAGTATTGTATGCGGTCGGGGCGTTCAATTGGCGGGTTAAAATTGGTGATACTAATTTTATTGTCGATTATAAGAATGGTCAGGACATCCTGACTTCAGAGCAAAATCAGCATGAAATTAACTGGAGTTATGCGACACCGATTTCGGGTTTTTTGGTGCGACAGTTATTTGGCAAAAAACAACCTGCAAGGGGAGAGGTTCAACCGTCTGAAGAGCCAGAACAAAATGCTGTGAAATGGCTCAGTATTGCGCTTTGGCTGATTAACTTGCCGATCATTCTTTTTGGGTCAGGTTCGTTTTTTCTGACCCTCATGGCTCAGCTTTGTTTAATTTTTTTGCCCGTCCTATTGAGTGCAAACACATCCTCATCAAATGGTGAGCCGATATTAAGCAGAAATACCAGTATTTTGGTCTGGGGATCGATGATCGTCCTCTTCACGACAATCTATAACATTAGTTCTCGAAGCTCTTCTTCAGGTTGGGGCAGTTCCAGTGGCTCAGGATACTCCAGTAGTTATGGCGGAGGTTGGTCTTCTGGCGGTGGTCATAAATAA